One Clupea harengus chromosome 3, Ch_v2.0.2, whole genome shotgun sequence DNA window includes the following coding sequences:
- the LOC105904224 gene encoding leucine-rich repeat-containing protein 10B: MGNSSRKGEGGEEGEEGKGEDGEMEKVIKKSEEEEEEEKEKEKEEEDQELPLGVDELLASGDPVLDLSYRKFRRLPRQVCGLEHLEKLYVCGNRLRRLPERITQLQRLRTLALDFNKMEDVPLTVCQLLNLTRLYLGSNRLVSLPPELRNLQALRCLWVESNYFNRFPKQLYDLPHLRSLQIGDNRLRSLPSDLWRMEALRGLWVYGNRFEEFPRVLLRMEGLEILDLDKNKISQFPSLSHLPNLRLFSYDHNPTEGPPRVGEEVFLVGEGAQEELEARERRIERRRQREKDKEEEEEAAAAAASAGSTEEPAIHGILKNAGSAPGSKSTNGGCVPNGHPTTDGGGGGEGREEELGGEFGEGELEYEEEGLEYEREEYICEGEGFEYESRALEYERAELDYEEYEEEEPPQVLRRGT, from the exons ATGGGTAACTCGTCTCGAAAAGGGGAAGGAGgcgaagagggggaggaagggaagggggaGGACGGCGAGATGGAGAAAGTGATCAAGAAgtcagaagaagaggaggaggaggagaaggagaaggagaaagaagaggaggaccaAGAGCTTCCCCTGGGCGTGGACGAGCTGCTGGCCAGCGGTGACCCCGTGCTCGACCTCAGCTACAGGAAGTTCCGGCGCCTTCCGCGGCAGGTGTGTGGGCTGGAGCACCTGGAGAAGCTGTACGTGTGCGGCAACCGTCTGCGGCGCCTGCCCGAGCGCATCACGCAGCTGCAGCGCCTGCGCACGCTGGCCCTCGACTTCAACAAGATGGAGGACGTGCCGCTCACCGTGTGCCAGCTGCTCAACCTCACCCGCCTCTACCTGGGCAGCAACCGCCTGGTGAGCCTGCCGCCCGAGCTGCGCAACCTGCAGGCGCTGCGATGCCTCTGGGTGGAGAGCAACTACTTCAACCGCTTCCCCAAGCAGCTCTACGACCTGCCCCACCTGCGCTCGCTGCAGATCGGGGATAACCGCCTGCGCAGCctgccctctgacctctggcGCATGGAGGCCCTGCGGGGCCTGTGGGTCTACGGCAACCGCTtcgag GAGTTCCCGCGAGTTCTGCTGCGGATGGAGGGCCTGGAGATCCTGGATCTGGACAAAAACAAGATCAGCCAGTTCCCGAGCCTGAGCCACCTGCCCAACCTGCGCCTCTTCTCCTACGACCACAACCCCACGGAGGGGCCGCCCAGGGTGGGCGAGGAGGTGTTcctggtgggggagggggcgcaggaggagctggaggcgcGAGAGCGTCGCATCGAGAGGAGGAGGCAAcgggagaaggacaaggaggaggaggaggaggcggcggccGCGGCAGCTTCCGCCGGATCGACCGAGGAGCCGGCCATTCACGGGATACTCAAGAACGCAGGCTCCGCCCCCGGCAGCAAATCAACCAATGGGGGCTGCGTGCCCAACGGACATCCAACCAcggatggaggagggggaggggagggcagagaggaggagctggGGGGGGAGTTTGGAGAGGGGGAACTGGAGTACGAGGAGGAGGGGCTAGAGTACGAGAGGGAGGAGTATATctgtgagggggaggggtttgAGTATGAGAGCAGGGCTCTTGAGTATGAGAGGGCGGAGCTTGATTATGAAGaatatgaggaggaggagccaccCCAGGTGCTGAGGAGAGGGACCTGA
- the fads2 gene encoding acyl-CoA 6-desaturase yields MGRGGQKTDQASENGGRGSNVFTWEEIQKHSRRGDQWLVINRKVYNITDWVKRHPGGIRVISHYAGEDATDAFVAFHPDLRFAQKYLKALQIGELAATEPSQDRQKKDQVVSDFRCLREDLESRGLFRADPLFFSLYLGHLLLLEALALLLVWAYGTGWTASLLCAGLLATSQAQAGWLQHDFGHLSVFKKSKWNHLLHKFIIGHLKGASANWWNHRHFQHHAKPNVFSKDPDVNMLHAFVLGETQPVEYGIKKLKYLPYNHQHQYFFLIGPPLLIPVYFHIQIMHAMFSRRDWVDLAWSMTYYLRYFLCYVPFFGFLGSIALISFVRFLESHWFVWVTQMNHIPMDIDHDKHQDWLTMQLKATCNVEQSSFNDWFSGHLNYQIEHHLFPTMPRHNYWRAAPSVKALCEKHGIPYEVKTLWRGLVDVVRSLKKSGDLWLDAYQHK; encoded by the exons ATGGGCCGTGGAGGTCAAAAGACCGATCAGGCATCGGAGAACGGAGGGCGCGGATCGAACGTCTTCACCTGGGAGGAGATCCAGAAGCACTCCCGCCGCGGCGACCAGTGGCTGGTGATCAACCGGAAGGTCTACAACATCACCGACTGGGTGAAGCGCCATCCGGGCGGCATCCGGGTCATCAGCCACTACGCGGGGGAAGATGCAACG GACGCATTCGTGGCGTTTCACCCTGACCTGCGGTTCGCGCAGAAGTACCTGAAGGCCCTGCAGATCGGGGAGCTGGCGGCTACTGAACCCAGCCAAGACCGTCAAAAGAAG GATCAGGTGGTGAGTGATTTCCGCTGCTTGCGTGAGGACCTGGAGAGCAGGGGTCTGTTCCGTGCGGATCCCCTGTTCTTCAGCCTCTATCTGGGGCACCTGCTGCTACTGGAGGCCCTGgctctgctgctggtgtgggcCTACGGCACGGGCTGGACCGCCTCCCTCCTCTGTGCCGGTCTCCTAGCTACCTCACAG GCACAAGCTGGCTGGTTGCAGCATGACTTTGGCCACCTGTCCGTGTTTAAAAAGTCCAAATGGAACCACCTGCTACACAAGTTTATCATTGGTCACCTTAAG GGAGCCTCGGCGAACTGGTGGAACCACAGGCACTTCCAGCATCACGCCAAGCCCAACGTCTTCAGCAAGGATCCCGACGTGAACATGCTGCACGCCTTTGTGTTAGGAGAGACCCAACCTGTAGAG tatgGTATAAAAAAGCTGAAGTATCTGCCTTACAATCATCAACACCAGTACTTCTTCCTCA tcGGCCCTCCTCTGCTCATCCCCGTGTACTTCCACATCCAGATCATGCACGCCATGTTCTCCCGGAGAGACTGGGTG GACTTGGCCTGGTCGATGACCTACTACCTGCGTTACTTCCTGTGCTACGTGCCTTTCTTTGGCTTCCTGGGCTCCATCGCTCTCATCAGCTTCGTCAG GTTTCTGGAGAGCCACTGGTTTGTGTGGGTCACTCAGATGAACCACATCCCCATGGACATCGACCATGACAAACACCAGGACTGGCTCACCATGCAG TTGAAGGCAACCTGCAATGTTGAGCAGTCCTCCTTCAATGATTGGTTCAGCGGCCACCTCAACTACCAGATCGAGCACCA TCTTTTCCCCACAATGCCTCGGCACAACTACTGGCGTGCCGCCCCATCGGTGAAAGCTCTATGTGAGAAGCATGGGATCCCGTATGAGGTGAAGACGCTGTGGCGTGGCCTAGTGGACGTTGTGAG ATCACTGAAGAAATCTGGTGACCTCTGGCTGGATGCGTATCAGCACAAATAA